CTACGTTGTTCTTTTGTCATTGCGCCGAGCGCGCATGCCAGCTGATGCGACGTTCATCGGCGCAACATCTGTTGTCCTCTTTTGTGTTACGTCCGGTTAAACTCCCAGCTCAGGGTTTTCATTCCCGTTGCGTATAAGGCTTGTGGTGAGATCGCGCGTTTGGCAATGCCTGTCAGATGGGCCACATTCCACGGCGCCCCAACCGATTTCGGTGATGCCTGCCATACCCCTTGCAGCAAAGTGACTGCCGTCACTTCGACGGCGTGGTGTCGTAACGTGACCGCATGCCGAAACTCAGTGCCGGAGTGCTGCTCTACCGCATCGTCGACGGGATCGTCGAAGTGCTGATCGTCCATCCGGGCGGGCCGTTCTGGGCCCGCCGCGACGACGGGGCATGGTCGGTGCCGAAAGGCGAATACACCGACGACGAAGATCCGTGGGCGGCAGCGCGGCGCGAGTTCAGCGAGGAACTCGGGGCGCCGCCACCGGACGGTCCGCGCATCGACCTCACCCCGGTGCGTCAGTCCGGCGGCAAGGTGGTCACCGTGTTCGCGGTGCGCGGCGACCTGGACGCAACCGCGGCGCGCAGCAACACTTTCACCATGGAGTGGCCGAAGGGGTCGGGCACGCTCAAGGAGTTTCCCGAAATCGACCGTGCGGCATGGTTTCCGGTGGCGGAGGCCCGGCACAAGCTGCTCACCGGTCAGCGGCCGCTGCTCGACGAGTTGATGGCCGCACCCGATCTGGCCGACTGCCGCGACGGGGGCGACGCGGCCCCGGCGTAGGGCGGGCGGTCAGGGAAAACCGTTGCTGCGCCGGATGGACTCGCGGCACTCGCGGCGGGTCATCCCGGTCTGCTGCATGCACACCCGCACCGGGGACTCCTCGGCGAACGGCAGGGGTTCGTCGGTCGCGGCGGGTGTGACCGTCGGGCTCGGGATGGTGCCCTGCGTGAGCGACCAGATCGACGCGCCCGTGGTCGACAGCGTCGAGCAATACGCCGTCGAACCGTTCGCGGTGGTCGCCGTGGCACCCACAGGCGAGCACGACGCGCCGATCACGGCGGTCTGCGTCGCGGCGGCACCGGTGGCGGTGACGGCGGTTGTGGTTGTGGGAGTTGCCGTGTCGACCGTGGTGGTGTCCGTCGCGGTGTCGGTCACGGT
This region of Mycolicibacterium goodii genomic DNA includes:
- a CDS encoding NUDIX domain-containing protein, translating into MPKLSAGVLLYRIVDGIVEVLIVHPGGPFWARRDDGAWSVPKGEYTDDEDPWAAARREFSEELGAPPPDGPRIDLTPVRQSGGKVVTVFAVRGDLDATAARSNTFTMEWPKGSGTLKEFPEIDRAAWFPVAEARHKLLTGQRPLLDELMAAPDLADCRDGGDAAPA